One window from the genome of [Clostridium] celerecrescens 18A encodes:
- a CDS encoding DeoR/GlpR family DNA-binding transcription regulator, whose translation MLSQQRLYHIMSIVKEQSFVTIKELMEQLNVSKSTVTRDLIELEEQGLVSRERGGAMCREVSSTLTVFNEVPTVNKESLCAEAKEIVCQRAVTNVKDGDCVYVDSGTTPVYLLPQLLAHHVKIVTPSIYLIKKIPITYKGDIYLLGGRFSPDYDLSSGSMAVDMIRNFNFDHAFFSTNGVNMESGEVYIFDMEIGTMKKEIMKKSQNNHLLIDDSKYHIKAMFSWASLEDFTNVYVNRLPDTGEAPDNFTVCLS comes from the coding sequence ATGCTATCACAGCAAAGGCTTTATCATATCATGAGTATCGTAAAAGAACAGTCTTTTGTAACCATAAAGGAACTGATGGAACAGTTAAATGTATCAAAATCCACGGTAACGAGGGATTTGATTGAACTGGAGGAACAGGGGCTGGTCAGCAGGGAACGGGGAGGAGCTATGTGCAGAGAGGTATCTTCAACACTGACGGTATTCAACGAAGTTCCTACCGTGAACAAGGAGAGCCTGTGTGCGGAGGCAAAGGAGATTGTCTGCCAGCGGGCTGTCACGAATGTAAAGGACGGGGACTGCGTTTATGTGGACTCCGGCACTACCCCTGTGTACCTGCTGCCGCAGCTGCTGGCGCACCATGTAAAGATTGTAACCCCAAGCATTTATCTGATTAAGAAGATTCCCATTACGTACAAGGGAGATATCTATCTGCTGGGTGGTCGTTTTTCACCAGATTATGATTTGAGTTCAGGATCCATGGCAGTGGATATGATTCGGAATTTTAATTTTGACCATGCTTTTTTCAGTACCAATGGGGTTAATATGGAAAGCGGTGAAGTTTACATTTTCGATATGGAGATCGGGACGATGAAAAAGGAGATCATGAAGAAGAGCCAGAACAACCATCTCCTGATCGATGACTCCAAGTATCATATTAAGGCCATGTTCTCGTGGGCAAGTCTGGAAGATTTTACAAACGTGTATGTCAATCGTCTCCCTGACACAGGTGAGGCACCGGATAATTTTACCGTTTGTCTCAGTTAG
- a CDS encoding PTS fructose transporter subunit IIABC produces MGDITKFLSPKLIKVNMQAEDKNAAIEELAELLYKEHVLKDKANYIQNVLEREAQVPTNLENGVALPHGKSDAVLRPAVAIGISKRGIRFEEGSSPSHIIFLIAMPNNADDTHITLLSGITSRLLDCDCLDYLKEAKRPEDILAVLSTEETRTENKGSERFLIGVTGCTVGVAHTYLAAKALAKAAEEMGVSIKVETNGSIGTENVPTREEIERAEGIIIASDKETDMERFRGKQVVTATVKEGIDHPKELIRRVLDGKAPLFAGNSTERVPSVSRKAEEPVGALSGKMFYKALMNGVSFMIPFVVIGGLLIAVALAVGGKPTPQGLVIPEGSFWNQISAVGSAGFTLMIPILAGYIAYAIGDRAALAPGMIGGWIANNGSFYGASAGTGFIGAIVAGFLTGYFVKWMKKLRWPEMIRPLVPIMIIPIIGSLFIAFVFIFIIGAPISSLMTALYAMLESMSAGSMILLGITIGLMQGFDMGGPFGKVAFMFSVGLIAEGQPQFMGAQAMAIPVAPLGMALATFLDRKHQLFLPEETANGKAALAMGLVGISEGAIPFAAGDPLAVIPANMIGSVVACTMGFLFGITDSVAHGGPIVLILGAVNKPFMGLICMAAGTVVTAIVCITLKRLKLKRN; encoded by the coding sequence ATGGGGGATATAACAAAGTTTCTCTCGCCTAAGCTGATCAAGGTTAACATGCAGGCAGAGGATAAAAATGCGGCGATAGAGGAGTTGGCGGAACTTCTCTATAAGGAACATGTACTGAAGGACAAAGCCAACTATATTCAGAATGTATTGGAACGAGAGGCACAGGTACCCACTAATCTGGAGAACGGAGTGGCATTGCCTCACGGAAAATCGGATGCAGTACTGAGACCGGCGGTGGCAATCGGAATATCCAAACGGGGAATCAGGTTTGAAGAGGGGAGCTCGCCAAGCCATATCATTTTTCTTATCGCGATGCCAAACAATGCGGACGACACGCATATTACACTGTTAAGCGGTATTACTTCCCGTTTGCTGGATTGCGATTGCCTGGATTATCTAAAGGAGGCAAAACGGCCGGAAGATATTCTTGCAGTACTTAGCACAGAGGAGACACGGACAGAGAACAAAGGGTCAGAACGGTTTTTAATCGGGGTGACCGGCTGTACGGTTGGAGTCGCTCATACGTATCTGGCAGCGAAAGCGTTGGCGAAAGCTGCTGAGGAGATGGGAGTATCCATAAAAGTGGAAACAAACGGCTCCATCGGCACGGAAAATGTTCCCACCAGGGAAGAGATTGAAAGAGCTGAGGGAATTATCATTGCCAGCGACAAGGAGACGGACATGGAACGTTTCCGTGGAAAACAGGTAGTTACCGCCACTGTGAAGGAAGGAATCGACCATCCGAAAGAACTGATCCGAAGGGTTCTGGATGGAAAAGCCCCGCTTTTTGCCGGGAACTCCACAGAGCGTGTTCCGTCAGTTAGCAGGAAGGCAGAAGAGCCAGTGGGTGCGCTTAGTGGAAAGATGTTCTATAAGGCGTTGATGAACGGCGTCTCCTTTATGATCCCGTTTGTGGTAATCGGTGGTCTGCTGATTGCGGTCGCACTTGCAGTGGGAGGAAAGCCCACACCCCAGGGTCTTGTGATCCCCGAAGGCAGCTTCTGGAATCAGATTTCTGCAGTGGGAAGCGCCGGATTTACTTTGATGATCCCGATTCTCGCCGGCTACATAGCATATGCTATTGGTGACAGAGCGGCTCTGGCTCCTGGTATGATTGGCGGCTGGATTGCCAACAACGGTTCTTTCTACGGAGCGTCAGCCGGAACCGGCTTTATCGGAGCCATTGTGGCTGGATTTCTGACCGGATACTTTGTAAAGTGGATGAAGAAGCTTCGTTGGCCGGAGATGATCAGGCCATTGGTTCCGATCATGATTATTCCTATTATTGGATCTTTGTTTATTGCATTTGTATTTATATTTATTATCGGAGCACCCATTTCATCCCTGATGACCGCTCTTTACGCCATGCTGGAAAGCATGTCTGCCGGAAGTATGATTTTGCTTGGCATCACAATCGGTCTGATGCAGGGCTTTGACATGGGCGGTCCCTTTGGCAAGGTAGCATTCATGTTCTCGGTTGGTTTAATTGCCGAAGGACAGCCTCAGTTCATGGGAGCACAGGCTATGGCGATTCCGGTTGCACCGTTGGGCATGGCACTGGCTACATTCTTAGACCGTAAGCACCAGCTGTTTCTTCCTGAGGAGACTGCCAACGGCAAGGCGGCTCTGGCCATGGGCCTGGTGGGGATTTCCGAGGGAGCTATCCCGTTTGCAGCGGGTGATCCGCTGGCCGTCATTCCGGCCAATATGATTGGATCTGTAGTGGCATGTACGATGGGATTCTTATTCGGCATTACAGATTCTGTTGCTCATGGCGGTCCCATTGTGCTGATACTGGGTGCAGTGAACAAGCCGTTTATGGGACTGATCTGTATGGCTGCGGGAACTGTGGTGACTGCAATTGTCTGTATAACTTTAAAGCGTCTTAAATTAAAACGAAACTAA
- a CDS encoding glycoside hydrolase family 88/105 protein, with translation MGKIHYDRTRIGEAMDRILERTKRMDMSWDWPCGVAYYGLSEAYEVTKKEDYLRFLKERVDELIELGLPRWTVNTCAMGHCLITLYEATGEEKYMDIIKSKAEYLRKDALRFGDYVLQHTVSAINDFPEQCWADTLFMAAFFLLRVGVMTKEAALIEDALNQYYWHIQYLQDEDTGLWYHGYNHITKDHMSGFYWGRANCWAAYTMSMAGLILPECYLYPQYLEIVGSLNEQLSAIKFLQTDHGLWRTILDDEESYEEVSASAGIAAAMVLKKNPLYIKYIEKSIDGVLSHVAPDGSVTGVSGGTAVMKDRDGYRNVSKKWIQGWGQGLALVFLAAVLKYDSISGDGAL, from the coding sequence ATGGGTAAGATTCATTATGACAGGACGAGGATCGGGGAGGCAATGGACCGCATTCTGGAGCGAACCAAACGTATGGATATGTCATGGGACTGGCCCTGCGGTGTAGCATACTATGGCCTTTCCGAGGCCTATGAGGTAACGAAAAAAGAAGACTATCTGAGATTCCTTAAAGAAAGGGTGGATGAGCTGATCGAGCTGGGACTCCCAAGGTGGACGGTAAACACCTGCGCCATGGGACATTGCCTGATTACTTTGTATGAGGCTACAGGGGAAGAAAAATATATGGATATTATAAAGTCCAAGGCGGAGTATTTAAGGAAGGATGCTCTCCGCTTTGGAGACTATGTGTTGCAGCATACGGTTTCAGCAATCAATGATTTTCCGGAGCAATGTTGGGCTGACACCTTATTCATGGCTGCGTTTTTCCTCTTAAGGGTAGGCGTTATGACAAAGGAGGCGGCTCTAATAGAAGATGCGCTGAATCAGTACTACTGGCATATTCAATATCTTCAGGATGAGGACACAGGATTGTGGTATCACGGCTATAATCATATAACAAAAGACCATATGTCAGGCTTTTACTGGGGAAGGGCTAATTGCTGGGCGGCTTATACTATGAGCATGGCAGGACTCATTTTACCGGAATGCTACCTTTATCCCCAATACTTGGAAATCGTTGGAAGCTTAAATGAACAGCTCTCAGCTATTAAATTTTTGCAGACAGATCATGGTCTGTGGAGGACTATTTTAGACGATGAGGAATCCTATGAGGAGGTATCCGCATCTGCCGGAATCGCAGCGGCCATGGTCTTAAAGAAAAATCCTCTTTATATTAAATATATCGAAAAGTCCATTGACGGAGTGTTATCACATGTGGCCCCTGACGGAAGTGTGACCGGTGTTTCTGGCGGGACTGCAGTTATGAAGGACCGGGATGGGTACCGGAATGTTTCGAAAAAATGGATTCAGGGCTGGGGGCAGGGCCTGGCGTTGGTATTTTTAGCCGCAGTCTTAAAGTATGACAGCATTTCGGGAGATGGGGCCCTATAA
- a CDS encoding glycoside hydrolase family 88 protein: MRYGIEKETLNWAESVWEKLEIKLEAECRRLGSIMPYVPVDGRYEDMGKRELAAWTNGFYSGMLWQMYHATGKGCYKDAATGIEERLDEALTSFTKLDHDVGFLWLHTAVADYRLTGSKGSRARGLHAAGILAGRYNPKGRYIKAWNGERAGVAIVDCLMNLPLLYWAAEEQHDSAYRQIAVNHTDTVLNYILRPDGSCNHMVEFDPATGEYLDNPGGQGYESGSSWSRGQAWAIYGMSLAYRYTGNEVYLDAAKRVAHYVCANLAIHDDIPLIDFRAPAQPVYYDTTAGVCAACGLLELSEHVRYLEKDLYVKSAVRCLKAVTDRFCQWNPDIDSVVSCGSARYDRESDRQVPIIYGDYFLTEGILRLLDRDFLIW, from the coding sequence ATGCGTTACGGGATTGAGAAAGAAACGCTTAACTGGGCGGAATCCGTTTGGGAAAAGCTGGAGATAAAACTTGAAGCAGAATGCAGACGTCTTGGGTCCATAATGCCATATGTTCCGGTCGATGGAAGGTATGAAGATATGGGAAAGCGGGAGCTGGCCGCATGGACCAACGGTTTTTACAGCGGGATGCTATGGCAGATGTATCATGCAACCGGAAAAGGGTGCTATAAAGATGCTGCAACCGGAATTGAAGAACGGTTGGATGAGGCACTGACGTCATTTACAAAACTGGACCACGATGTGGGGTTTCTCTGGCTGCATACGGCGGTAGCTGATTATCGCCTTACGGGCAGCAAGGGTTCCCGTGCCAGGGGACTTCATGCGGCAGGAATACTGGCGGGGCGTTATAATCCCAAGGGCAGGTATATTAAGGCGTGGAATGGAGAACGGGCAGGGGTTGCCATCGTAGACTGTCTGATGAATCTGCCCCTTCTGTACTGGGCGGCTGAGGAACAGCATGACAGCGCTTATCGGCAGATTGCCGTCAATCATACGGACACGGTTCTGAATTATATTCTCAGACCGGATGGTTCCTGCAATCATATGGTAGAATTTGATCCGGCCACAGGGGAGTATCTGGATAATCCCGGCGGGCAGGGCTATGAAAGTGGTTCTTCCTGGAGCCGCGGGCAGGCCTGGGCGATTTATGGAATGTCCCTGGCATACCGTTACACGGGAAATGAGGTTTATCTGGATGCTGCAAAGCGTGTGGCCCACTATGTTTGTGCAAATCTGGCAATTCATGATGATATCCCGCTCATTGATTTCCGGGCACCGGCACAGCCTGTCTATTATGACACGACGGCGGGAGTTTGTGCAGCATGCGGCCTCCTGGAGCTTTCTGAGCATGTACGGTATCTGGAAAAGGATCTCTACGTAAAGTCAGCCGTCCGTTGTTTAAAAGCGGTCACGGACCGATTCTGCCAATGGAATCCGGACATAGACTCTGTTGTATCCTGCGGTTCTGCCCGCTATGACCGGGAATCGGACCGCCAGGTGCCAATTATATATGGCGATTACTTTTTGACGGAAGGAATCCTGCGTCTGTTAGACCGGGATTTTCTGATATGGTGA
- a CDS encoding DUF2264 domain-containing protein yields the protein MKDKTYYQEMLLHLVEPLKKHYSKDCASLQLGAFAAGYGSRIAGMEGFSRVLWGMVSYWAGGGKDESLLPVYQKGLCKGTNPASEGYWGDLHNKDQRMVEMAAISYGILMIPEKLWDPMGAAEKQCLADWLYQINLYTQADNNWQYFKVIANLALKSVGMKWNRDQVTDAMDRYESFYLGNGWYSDGKRPQKDYYTSFGIHFYCLLYAKFMEKEDPETAERFKQRAAEFAKTFIYWFDDEGKALPFGRSLTYRFAQAAFFSACALAGVECFSLGIMKGIIQRHMEYWLHQPIFDNAGVLTVGYTYPNLLMSEAYNAPGSSYWALKTFVFLALPDDHPFWQAGCEALPELKETYAVKECDMLLCHRRHEVVALTAGQYPVMEHPHAAEKYAKFAYSSVFGFCVPRSYHQLEQAGTDSMLAFYVQGMYYVRRTCQEYHVTGDEVYARWSPVEGINVETWTVPVQNGHKRRHRITSNLNCMAYDCGFSYPDCMEETGKEEGNGFAAVFDENGRGQIRANHGKGTVITALPNMNLVFPNVCIPAIEFAVKQGVTEIETLVETEFTDKEIVIGGGNCYALRD from the coding sequence ATGAAAGATAAAACCTACTATCAGGAAATGCTGCTGCATCTGGTGGAGCCGTTGAAAAAACATTACAGCAAAGACTGTGCCAGCTTGCAGCTAGGGGCGTTTGCAGCAGGCTACGGCAGCCGGATTGCCGGAATGGAAGGGTTTTCCCGTGTTTTATGGGGCATGGTATCCTACTGGGCTGGCGGAGGAAAAGATGAAAGCCTCCTGCCGGTTTACCAAAAGGGATTATGCAAAGGAACCAACCCTGCATCTGAAGGATATTGGGGAGACCTGCATAATAAAGACCAGAGGATGGTTGAGATGGCGGCGATCAGTTACGGAATACTTATGATTCCGGAAAAGCTGTGGGATCCTATGGGGGCTGCGGAAAAGCAGTGTCTAGCAGATTGGCTGTACCAAATCAACCTTTATACCCAGGCAGACAACAACTGGCAGTACTTTAAGGTCATCGCAAACCTGGCCTTAAAAAGCGTGGGAATGAAATGGAACCGGGATCAGGTTACGGATGCCATGGACCGATATGAATCCTTTTATCTGGGCAATGGCTGGTACTCTGACGGAAAACGGCCGCAGAAGGATTATTACACGTCTTTTGGCATTCATTTCTACTGTCTTTTATATGCGAAATTTATGGAAAAGGAAGACCCGGAGACTGCAGAGCGTTTTAAACAGCGGGCTGCAGAATTTGCAAAAACGTTTATTTACTGGTTTGATGACGAAGGCAAGGCGCTTCCCTTTGGCCGTTCCCTGACCTATCGCTTTGCGCAGGCCGCCTTTTTCAGCGCCTGTGCCCTGGCAGGAGTGGAATGCTTTTCCTTAGGAATCATGAAAGGTATTATCCAAAGGCATATGGAATATTGGCTGCATCAGCCGATCTTTGACAATGCAGGCGTGCTTACGGTTGGATATACTTATCCGAATCTGCTGATGTCCGAGGCCTATAATGCCCCGGGTTCCTCATACTGGGCATTGAAAACCTTTGTATTCCTTGCATTGCCGGATGATCATCCGTTTTGGCAGGCCGGATGCGAAGCGCTGCCAGAGCTGAAGGAAACATATGCGGTAAAGGAATGTGACATGCTGCTCTGTCATAGGAGGCATGAGGTGGTGGCCCTGACAGCAGGCCAGTATCCGGTGATGGAGCATCCCCATGCAGCAGAGAAGTATGCTAAGTTTGCTTATTCTTCTGTTTTTGGCTTTTGCGTTCCCCGATCTTACCATCAGCTGGAACAGGCAGGAACTGACAGCATGCTGGCATTTTACGTTCAAGGCATGTATTATGTGCGGAGGACATGCCAGGAGTATCATGTTACAGGCGATGAGGTTTATGCAAGATGGAGCCCTGTGGAAGGTATTAATGTAGAGACATGGACTGTACCGGTCCAAAACGGTCATAAGCGCAGGCACAGAATTACCAGTAATTTAAACTGTATGGCATATGACTGCGGCTTTTCTTATCCTGACTGTATGGAGGAGACTGGAAAAGAGGAAGGAAATGGTTTTGCGGCTGTTTTCGATGAAAATGGAAGGGGCCAGATTCGGGCGAACCATGGAAAAGGTACCGTCATTACAGCGCTCCCCAATATGAATCTTGTGTTTCCCAATGTCTGTATTCCGGCGATCGAATTTGCGGTTAAACAGGGAGTGACAGAAATCGAAACACTGGTAGAAACAGAATTTACAGATAAGGAGATTGTGATTGGAGGAGGAAACTGCTATGCGTTACGGGATTGA
- a CDS encoding ABC transporter substrate-binding protein: MKKHFKKSAALFMAASMAAVSLMGCNSSAKNADTSAAAQSSAGAEDRSAGKPATGGEPVTLRFSWWGSDSRHKALLAVIEAYEKKNPNVKIEAEYQGYDGYYEKIMTTLSSNTAPDIIQLSKEWLPDIQGAKHYLADLSTLPVDLSTLKDRLLEIAGTYNGEPNVFPCTVGGSVIYVNTDFAKQYGIDLSKSYTWDEIKELGKSIHEQDSDAYLMTADADMLNRLFVQPYLAQKTGKPLIDEETYAMNFSEEDAAEAFRNIVDLYETNTLEPFGEAATFAGQADQNNKWINGKIGMIVDYTGSAPKYIASIDSPLDVISMPVTSDAKCSGVAYSGDRGFAVNDNSEHKEDAAKFLDFLMNDPESISICKTDVGYCPTKQSDDILIAAGVVSEIQKKGVEISEPNSYTNNMISGNTELEVTRKDLIQEVVYGDITPEEAAKELTEQYQTILDELKANK; encoded by the coding sequence ATGAAAAAGCATTTCAAGAAAAGCGCTGCTTTGTTTATGGCTGCTTCCATGGCGGCAGTATCCCTGATGGGCTGCAATTCAAGTGCCAAAAATGCAGATACCAGTGCGGCTGCCCAGAGCAGCGCAGGGGCAGAGGATAGGTCGGCTGGCAAGCCGGCAACCGGAGGGGAACCTGTAACGCTGCGTTTTTCCTGGTGGGGAAGCGACAGCAGGCATAAAGCTCTGCTGGCTGTAATTGAAGCTTATGAGAAAAAGAATCCCAACGTAAAGATCGAGGCAGAGTACCAGGGGTATGACGGTTACTACGAGAAGATCATGACAACTCTTTCCAGCAACACGGCGCCGGATATTATCCAGCTGAGCAAGGAATGGCTTCCGGATATTCAGGGAGCCAAGCATTATCTGGCAGACTTATCCACATTGCCGGTGGATTTAAGCACCTTAAAAGACCGCCTGCTGGAGATTGCAGGTACTTATAACGGTGAGCCGAATGTGTTCCCCTGTACCGTCGGAGGCTCTGTAATCTATGTTAATACTGATTTTGCTAAGCAGTATGGAATTGATTTGAGCAAGTCCTATACCTGGGACGAGATTAAGGAGCTTGGGAAATCCATTCACGAGCAGGATAGCGATGCATATTTGATGACGGCAGATGCGGATATGCTGAACCGGTTATTTGTACAGCCTTACCTGGCACAAAAGACGGGAAAGCCTCTGATAGATGAAGAAACCTATGCCATGAATTTTTCGGAAGAAGATGCGGCAGAAGCATTCCGGAATATTGTGGATCTGTATGAGACTAATACTCTGGAACCATTTGGAGAAGCAGCAACCTTTGCCGGACAGGCGGACCAGAACAACAAGTGGATCAACGGAAAGATAGGCATGATTGTGGACTATACAGGAAGCGCTCCTAAATATATTGCTTCCATTGACAGCCCATTAGATGTCATTTCCATGCCCGTCACCAGTGACGCAAAGTGCAGCGGGGTTGCATACAGCGGAGACAGAGGCTTTGCAGTTAATGATAATTCTGAGCATAAGGAAGACGCTGCGAAATTCCTGGATTTTCTGATGAATGATCCGGAATCCATTTCAATCTGTAAAACTGATGTTGGATACTGCCCCACCAAGCAGTCTGATGACATTTTGATCGCAGCAGGAGTTGTAAGTGAAATCCAGAAAAAAGGTGTTGAAATTTCCGAACCAAATTCTTATACCAATAATATGATCAGTGGAAATACCGAGCTTGAAGTAACCCGGAAAGACTTGATCCAGGAGGTTGTTTACGGAGATATTACTCCGGAGGAAGCAGCGAAGGAATTGACAGAACAGTATCAGACAATTCTGGATGAACTGAAAGCTAATAAGTGA
- a CDS encoding carbohydrate ABC transporter permease produces MRIKKNNLIAYFILIAVGTVMIYPLFWLFFATFKDNKELFGTMSLLPEQFSFEAFREGWKGSGQFTYLTFYLNTFKLVIPTVAFTALSTGIVAYGFARFSFPFKKILFMLMISTLMLPDAVIMIPRYVAFNKFGWVDTYLPFWVPAILACYPFLIFMQIQFLRGIPRELDESAYMDGCNPFMVYVKVLAPLLKPSVFSVVIFQTLWRWNDYFNNLVYISSVKNYTLSLALKMSIDSQGASTPWNQVLAMSLVSLIPPILLYFFAQKYFVEGITAGGIKG; encoded by the coding sequence ATGAGAATTAAAAAGAACAACCTTATTGCGTATTTTATTTTAATTGCCGTAGGAACCGTTATGATTTACCCTTTGTTCTGGCTGTTCTTTGCTACATTCAAGGACAACAAGGAGCTGTTTGGAACGATGAGTCTGCTTCCGGAACAATTTTCCTTTGAAGCTTTCAGAGAAGGGTGGAAAGGCAGCGGTCAGTTTACCTACCTGACATTTTACTTAAATACCTTTAAGCTGGTCATCCCGACCGTGGCATTTACCGCCCTTTCCACAGGAATCGTTGCATACGGATTTGCCAGATTCAGCTTTCCGTTTAAGAAAATACTGTTTATGCTGATGATTTCCACTTTGATGCTGCCGGATGCAGTTATTATGATTCCAAGATATGTTGCATTTAACAAATTCGGCTGGGTTGATACCTACCTGCCTTTCTGGGTTCCGGCAATCCTGGCCTGCTATCCTTTCCTGATTTTTATGCAGATTCAGTTCTTAAGAGGAATCCCCAGAGAACTGGACGAATCGGCCTATATGGATGGCTGCAATCCATTTATGGTGTATGTAAAGGTACTGGCTCCGCTTTTAAAGCCCTCTGTTTTTTCTGTTGTGATCTTTCAGACTCTTTGGAGGTGGAATGATTATTTCAATAACCTGGTATACATAAGCAGCGTTAAAAATTATACACTGTCCCTGGCTTTAAAAATGTCCATAGACAGCCAGGGAGCTTCCACACCCTGGAATCAAGTACTGGCCATGTCCTTAGTATCCTTGATTCCGCCGATTTTACTGTACTTCTTTGCACAAAAGTACTTTGTGGAAGGGATTACGGCCGGAGGTATAAAAGGATAA
- a CDS encoding carbohydrate ABC transporter permease, whose translation MPPLKSNAARMPAVRKYPKNWRWGLLFILPWLLGFCILQAYPLVMSLYYSFTDFSILSEGKWIGADNYIKLFTRDKYFVKSFLLTFKYALMAVPMKLIMALIVAMILNMRLKGINLFRTVYYLPSIMGGSVAISILWRFMFMKEGMLNKFLGVLHIPAVNWLGDPDIALVTISLLVIWQFGSSMVLFLAGLKNVPTELYEAADVDGATKWIQFWHITFPMLTPVVFFNLIMQIIHALQEFTSAFIITNGGPNHGTYLIGVKIYEDAFKNLKMGYASASSWVMFVAILLITLLVFRSSSAWVFYNDGGLD comes from the coding sequence ATGCCACCGTTAAAATCAAATGCTGCAAGGATGCCGGCTGTGAGAAAATATCCGAAAAACTGGAGATGGGGATTGCTCTTCATTCTGCCATGGCTGCTTGGATTTTGTATTCTTCAGGCTTATCCGCTGGTAATGTCGCTGTACTACTCTTTTACGGATTTTTCTATTCTGTCGGAAGGCAAATGGATTGGTGCGGATAATTATATCAAGCTGTTTACAAGGGATAAGTATTTTGTAAAGTCTTTCCTGCTGACCTTTAAGTATGCTCTGATGGCAGTGCCCATGAAGCTGATTATGGCTTTGATTGTAGCAATGATCCTGAATATGCGTTTAAAGGGAATCAACCTGTTCCGTACGGTGTACTATCTGCCATCCATTATGGGAGGCAGCGTTGCCATCTCTATCCTATGGAGATTCATGTTCATGAAAGAAGGAATGCTGAACAAGTTTTTAGGTGTTTTACATATTCCGGCAGTGAACTGGCTGGGAGATCCGGATATTGCTCTGGTAACCATTAGTCTTCTTGTCATCTGGCAGTTTGGCTCCTCTATGGTTCTGTTTCTGGCAGGTCTTAAAAATGTGCCGACGGAGCTATATGAGGCGGCAGATGTTGACGGGGCAACAAAGTGGATCCAGTTCTGGCATATTACTTTTCCCATGCTGACACCGGTCGTTTTCTTTAACCTGATCATGCAGATCATTCATGCATTGCAGGAGTTCACCTCTGCATTTATTATCACCAATGGCGGACCCAATCACGGAACCTATTTAATAGGGGTTAAGATTTATGAAGACGCGTTTAAAAATTTGAAAATGGGATATGCATCAGCATCCTCATGGGTGATGTTTGTAGCCATTCTTCTAATCACGCTTCTTGTATTCCGCTCATCAAGTGCATGGGTATTCTATAATGATGGAGGACTGGATTAA
- a CDS encoding response regulator transcription factor has translation MYELLIVDDEANSRNILASCFPWNEQGFHVCAQKDSGREALEYLKEHTVHVILTDISMPDMDGIQLAKAVSELTGSRPIVVFLSAHDNFKYAQNAIRYGVRYYVLKPTSFSELKEIFVTIKMELDLKYNVSPDTDHSHSSDEIIKKVLSYCIENYREGSLSSLAESLFLNSSYLSQMIKLKTSKTFSDLLNEARMKQAALLLKDPDTKIYNISNMIGYVNPNNFARAFKAYWGITPTEYRNHEK, from the coding sequence ATGTATGAACTTCTGATTGTAGATGATGAAGCGAATTCCCGCAATATACTTGCGTCCTGTTTTCCATGGAATGAACAAGGATTTCATGTGTGTGCCCAAAAAGACAGCGGACGGGAAGCTCTTGAATATTTAAAAGAACACACGGTGCATGTAATCCTGACCGATATCAGTATGCCCGATATGGACGGGATCCAGCTGGCAAAGGCAGTTTCAGAGCTGACTGGCTCCAGGCCCATCGTTGTTTTCCTCAGCGCTCATGATAACTTCAAATATGCGCAGAACGCGATACGGTACGGGGTTCGATATTATGTATTAAAGCCTACCAGCTTTTCAGAGCTGAAGGAAATTTTTGTAACAATCAAAATGGAACTGGACTTAAAATACAACGTCAGCCCTGATACCGATCACAGTCATTCTTCTGATGAGATTATAAAAAAGGTTCTGTCCTACTGCATCGAAAATTACAGGGAAGGCTCCCTGTCCTCCCTGGCAGAATCCCTGTTCCTGAATTCTTCCTACCTCAGTCAGATGATTAAGCTGAAAACCTCCAAGACCTTTTCAGACCTGCTAAACGAGGCCCGGATGAAGCAGGCGGCACTGCTGCTTAAGGACCCGGATACCAAAATATATAACATCAGCAATATGATCGGATATGTAAATCCAAATAACTTCGCAAGAGCCTTTAAGGCATATTGGGGCATCACACCCACAGAATATAGAAATCATGAAAAATAA